A window of the Candidatus Cloacimonadota bacterium genome harbors these coding sequences:
- a CDS encoding choice-of-anchor J domain-containing protein gives MKKSHLVVLIAMISLLLSSCFDSTSSDPKLNQPTDFTITQQDLTEFVLNWSENSKKEDGYKIERKFDNEAWQEIADLDENTDTYLDDISVSRENWEMVYYKVYSYEGDDTSLPAEANTAIDFPAPTNLTATYSNDILLEWTDNSDGEEGFVIERKKNTEEYQVIATTAANIAIYVDSDVQAENIYYYKVSAFVGDFQSSTSNEVMISTQSNPLMADFEADVTSGFATLTVNFSDLSTGNVISWEWDFGNGESSSEQNPTVQYTEAGTYTVGLTVYDGIFQHTEIKENYITVEESAGIFQDGFENYDDFAIDFSPWTNVDVDGANTYGMTGTAWPNAYDPQAFIIFNPAETVPPVTDADPYNGDKYAACFSSASPTYQNDDWLITPQISLGNGNILSFMAKSYTDEWGLERFNVCVSTTGTDPSDFTIISDGPYLEAPTAWTNFSFDLSDYDGQQVYLAIQCVSADAFFLMIDDVLVSDGTDFIPTSSPVVNGRNVKTEK, from the coding sequence ATGAAAAAGTCCCATTTAGTAGTATTGATCGCAATGATCTCGTTATTGTTGTCCAGCTGCTTCGACAGCACCTCTTCCGATCCCAAGCTTAATCAACCCACTGATTTCACGATCACTCAGCAAGATCTTACAGAGTTTGTTTTGAACTGGAGTGAAAACAGTAAAAAGGAAGACGGTTATAAAATTGAACGTAAATTTGACAATGAAGCCTGGCAGGAAATCGCTGATCTTGATGAAAACACGGATACATATCTGGATGATATTTCCGTGAGCAGAGAAAACTGGGAAATGGTTTACTACAAAGTTTATTCTTACGAAGGTGATGACACCTCACTTCCGGCAGAAGCAAATACTGCCATTGATTTTCCAGCTCCAACGAATTTAACAGCAACCTATTCCAATGATATTTTACTGGAATGGACCGATAATTCCGATGGGGAAGAAGGCTTTGTAATAGAAAGAAAAAAGAATACGGAAGAATATCAGGTAATTGCAACCACTGCTGCTAATATTGCAATTTACGTGGATAGCGATGTGCAGGCTGAAAACATTTATTATTACAAAGTTAGCGCATTTGTTGGCGATTTTCAATCGAGCACTTCCAATGAAGTTATGATCTCAACCCAGTCTAATCCATTAATGGCAGATTTTGAAGCTGATGTAACTTCTGGCTTTGCAACTTTAACTGTAAATTTCTCTGATCTTTCTACCGGGAATGTGATTTCCTGGGAATGGGATTTTGGCAACGGAGAATCATCTTCAGAACAAAATCCAACCGTACAATACACCGAAGCTGGAACTTACACTGTTGGTTTAACGGTTTATGATGGAATTTTTCAGCACACAGAAATTAAAGAAAACTATATAACTGTAGAAGAATCAGCAGGAATTTTCCAGGATGGATTTGAAAACTATGACGATTTTGCAATCGACTTTTCACCGTGGACAAATGTAGACGTAGATGGTGCAAATACTTATGGAATGACAGGTACTGCCTGGCCGAATGCATATGATCCGCAGGCTTTTATCATCTTCAATCCAGCTGAAACTGTTCCGCCCGTTACCGATGCCGATCCTTACAACGGCGATAAATATGCAGCTTGTTTCTCTTCCGCTTCTCCCACTTATCAGAATGACGATTGGCTCATTACACCTCAAATCTCTTTAGGAAATGGTAACATTCTTTCTTTCATGGCAAAATCTTATACAGATGAATGGGGATTAGAAAGATTCAATGTTTGTGTTTCTACAACTGGAACTGATCCTTCTGATTTCACGATAATTTCCGATGGTCCTTATCTGGAAGCTCCCACAGCCTGGACGAATTTCAGTTTCGATCTTTCCGATTATGATGGACAGCAGGTTTATCTGGCTATTCAGTGTGTTTCCGCAGATGCTTTCTTCTTAATGATCGATGATGTTCTTGTTTCTGATGGCACTGATTTCATTCCGACTTCAAGTCCGGTTGTGAATGGCAGAAATGTAAAAACAGAAAAATAA